In Flavivirga abyssicola, the following are encoded in one genomic region:
- a CDS encoding zinc-binding metallopeptidase translates to MKKYFIIALLSITAISFTACSDGSDSVSESQIDTNAPILNDLDNWLRSNFVSPYNIEVLYKWDINDTDIDRFLHPPLESSVRPVAEALQKAWIEPYTALGGADFIKKIAPRQFTLVGGFNFNPNSPTITLGIAEAGTKITLFNIDFLDFTDINSIKQPLKTVQHEYGHILNQNIPIDVAYGQINPENYNSNWFNRSDAEARELGYITAYASSQEGEDFVEMVSEMLTNSKEDFDAILSTIVSAEARAIIRLKESMVVEYYQTNFGIDIYELQALTDAATQELVN, encoded by the coding sequence ATGAAAAAATATTTTATTATAGCACTACTTTCTATAACTGCAATAAGCTTTACGGCATGTAGTGATGGATCTGATAGTGTAAGCGAAAGCCAAATAGATACTAATGCTCCCATATTAAATGATTTAGACAATTGGTTAAGAAGCAATTTTGTGTCACCATATAACATAGAAGTATTATATAAATGGGATATAAATGATACAGATATTGACAGGTTTTTACATCCACCATTAGAATCTAGTGTAAGGCCTGTGGCAGAAGCATTGCAAAAAGCATGGATAGAGCCATATACAGCACTAGGTGGTGCAGACTTTATAAAAAAAATTGCACCACGGCAATTTACATTAGTAGGAGGATTTAATTTTAATCCAAATAGTCCAACTATCACACTAGGTATTGCAGAAGCAGGAACAAAGATCACACTTTTTAATATTGATTTTTTAGATTTTACAGATATTAATAGTATCAAACAACCATTAAAAACCGTGCAGCATGAATATGGACATATTTTAAATCAAAATATACCTATTGATGTCGCTTATGGTCAAATAAATCCTGAAAACTATAACTCCAATTGGTTTAATAGAAGTGATGCTGAAGCCAGAGAATTAGGTTACATAACGGCATATGCATCAAGTCAAGAAGGGGAAGATTTTGTAGAAATGGTTTCCGAGATGCTAACAAACTCTAAAGAAGATTTTGATGCGATATTAAGTACTATTGTTAGCGCTGAGGCTAGAGCAATAATAAGGTTAAAAGAGTCTATGGTAGTAGAGTATTATCAAACCAATTTTGGAATTGATATCTATGAGTTACAAGCCTTAACAGATGCAGCAACACAAGAACTAGTAAATTAA
- a CDS encoding DUF4302 domain-containing protein: protein MKKIYINYWVICLMFVSLFSCNNDDDQTLFSETPAERIAQRNSELQSLLLSQDQGYKGVYFSKNDEFGGFTFYMKFNADGTVQMTSDFNSETAIRSSSYEVSFGTTTELVFTTRNHIQKLSETSGARLAGFRGTSVFQYFSNDNGVITFRDIRNRDTATLILEPTGFTDFTTESVVKAEASLAQRQNLLSSPTTSVFQLLRIENAGGTSNFNLNYNPENLYASPRITLDDGSVTEFNFGIAFTENGLIISPALEFEGETYTEFIYDETSSSYISTVNGTTASILFGNEPAFIGRDIESLAQLGPTGFLYRPRLGSNPLTSIGHDTLLQEISNNFDAAGLGAWTVREYQLIIDFNSDDCDTFLFMQLERTADQETFRAFYCFERGIINDRKLFLNYTGPISGPGVGTILAGNTAFFEPLVMPLIDFFNSSEGLIYTNEGGFSSTLFNFSNSAGTFTSIENPAIRVYGLWFG, encoded by the coding sequence ATGAAAAAGATATATATAAATTATTGGGTTATCTGTTTAATGTTTGTTAGTCTATTTTCATGTAATAATGATGATGATCAAACACTTTTTTCAGAAACTCCAGCAGAAAGAATAGCGCAAAGAAATAGTGAATTACAAAGTTTGCTTTTATCTCAAGACCAAGGGTATAAAGGCGTGTACTTTTCCAAAAATGATGAATTTGGAGGTTTCACTTTTTACATGAAGTTTAATGCAGATGGTACGGTGCAAATGACTTCAGATTTTAATTCTGAAACGGCTATCCGGTCATCATCTTATGAAGTTAGTTTTGGTACAACTACAGAATTGGTTTTTACAACCAGAAATCATATTCAAAAATTAAGTGAAACTTCTGGTGCAAGGCTAGCAGGGTTTAGAGGGACATCAGTTTTTCAATATTTTTCAAACGATAACGGAGTTATTACATTTAGGGATATTAGAAACAGAGATACAGCAACTTTAATTCTGGAGCCAACAGGCTTTACTGATTTTACAACAGAAAGTGTGGTTAAAGCTGAGGCGTCTTTGGCACAACGTCAAAATTTATTATCTTCCCCTACGACTTCAGTTTTTCAACTATTAAGAATAGAAAATGCGGGTGGAACATCTAACTTTAATTTAAATTACAATCCAGAAAACCTTTATGCATCCCCAAGAATAACCTTGGATGACGGGTCGGTTACAGAGTTTAACTTTGGAATAGCATTTACAGAAAATGGACTTATTATTAGTCCAGCTCTAGAGTTTGAAGGTGAAACATACACGGAATTTATTTATGATGAAACTTCATCAAGTTATATTTCTACCGTAAACGGTACTACAGCATCAATACTGTTTGGTAATGAACCTGCATTTATAGGTAGAGACATAGAAAGTTTAGCACAATTAGGGCCAACAGGCTTTTTGTATAGACCTAGGTTGGGTAGCAATCCGTTAACAAGTATAGGGCATGATACCCTGTTGCAAGAAATAAGCAATAATTTTGATGCAGCTGGTCTTGGAGCTTGGACTGTACGAGAATATCAACTAATCATTGATTTTAATAGTGATGATTGCGATACATTCTTATTTATGCAATTAGAAAGAACTGCAGATCAGGAAACATTTAGAGCTTTCTATTGTTTTGAAAGAGGAATTATCAATGATAGAAAACTATTTTTAAATTATACTGGACCAATTTCAGGACCGGGAGTCGGCACGATATTAGCAGGTAATACAGCCTTTTTTGAGCCATTAGTAATGCCGTTAATAGACTTTTTTAATAGCAGTGAAGGTTTAATTTATACAAATGAGGGCGGTTTTTCATCTACCTTATTTAATTTTTCTAACAGTGCTGGCACATTTACCAGTATAGAAAACCCAGCTATAAGAGTATACGGCTTATGGTTTGGTTAG